From a single Bryobacter aggregatus MPL3 genomic region:
- a CDS encoding cation diffusion facilitator family transporter: MSHGHSHSHSHSHGHSHAPKSYTWAFGVGIFLNLAFVGAEFFYGQLSNSLALIADAGHNLSDVFGLALAWGAAVLSRQRPTPSRTYGMRRSSILAALINAVVLLIALGTIAWEAFHRLGNPAPVAEQTVMWVAAIGMVINAVTAMFFFSGSSGDMNIRGAFLHMVADAAVSAGVVVSGYLVLKTGWFWLDPAVSLLICGIIVVSTWGLLRDSLNLALDGVPEGIDLHAVDAYLLSLPNVVGVHDLHVWGMSTTEAALTAHLVMAEPVCDNAFLRQVEQELHHRFGIEHATLQLETGDSSDCQCRLY, encoded by the coding sequence ATGAGCCACGGACACAGTCACTCACACAGTCATAGCCACGGACACAGCCATGCGCCCAAGAGCTACACTTGGGCCTTCGGCGTCGGCATCTTCTTAAATCTCGCCTTCGTTGGCGCTGAGTTTTTCTACGGGCAACTCTCGAACTCCCTCGCCCTGATCGCCGATGCGGGCCATAACTTGAGCGATGTTTTTGGCCTTGCTCTCGCCTGGGGCGCGGCGGTGCTCTCCCGCCAGCGGCCAACCCCAAGCCGCACGTATGGCATGCGGCGCTCTTCCATCCTCGCCGCTCTGATCAACGCAGTTGTCTTGTTGATTGCTCTCGGAACCATCGCTTGGGAGGCTTTCCACCGCCTGGGAAATCCTGCGCCGGTCGCGGAACAGACCGTGATGTGGGTGGCGGCGATTGGAATGGTGATCAATGCCGTCACCGCCATGTTTTTCTTTTCCGGCAGCAGTGGCGACATGAACATCCGTGGCGCCTTTCTTCACATGGTTGCGGATGCTGCGGTGTCGGCAGGCGTGGTCGTCAGTGGCTACCTGGTTCTCAAGACCGGATGGTTCTGGCTCGATCCTGCGGTCAGCCTATTGATCTGCGGCATCATCGTTGTCAGCACCTGGGGCTTGCTCCGGGACTCCCTCAATCTTGCTCTCGACGGTGTCCCTGAAGGCATCGACCTGCACGCAGTGGATGCCTATCTGCTCTCGTTGCCGAACGTGGTTGGCGTCCACGATCTTCATGTCTGGGGGATGAGCACGACAGAAGCGGCCTTGACCGCTCATCTCGTAATGGCGGAGCCGGTCTGCGATAACGCCTTCTTACGGCAGGTGGAACAGGAACTCCATCATCGCTTTGGGATTGAACACGCCACGCTCCAACTGGAAACAGGCGACTCCTCCGATTGCCAATGCCGCCTCTATTGA